From one Haloferax marinisediminis genomic stretch:
- a CDS encoding DUF5518 domain-containing protein — translation MEHSTSPNASEASIDDREQSTGVEDESLLFSALVGAIASIVLSPLPGSTILGGALAGYLTGTDRDLGVKSGALSGLFVSLVAVLLALVVFGFFSLFAIVGAPRMGIGFGILGFALIGLIGLSFVLLYTVGLGALGGYVGAYLHEEFGSS, via the coding sequence ATGGAACACTCCACGTCCCCAAACGCGTCAGAGGCGTCCATCGACGACCGGGAGCAGTCAACCGGTGTGGAGGATGAAAGCCTTCTCTTTTCAGCACTCGTCGGTGCAATCGCCAGTATCGTCCTCTCTCCGCTTCCGGGGTCGACGATTCTCGGCGGGGCACTCGCGGGGTACCTCACCGGGACCGACCGTGACCTCGGCGTGAAGTCGGGTGCGCTCTCGGGACTGTTCGTCAGTCTCGTCGCCGTCCTTCTCGCACTGGTCGTCTTCGGATTCTTCAGTCTCTTCGCTATCGTCGGCGCGCCCCGGATGGGTATCGGCTTCGGAATCCTCGGATTCGCCCTCATTGGACTCATCGGCCTCTCCTTCGTCCTCCTCTACACCGTTGGCCTCGGCGCACTGGGCGGGTACGTGGGCGCGTATCTCCACGAGGAGTTCGGCAGTTCCTGA
- the cofH gene encoding 7,8-didemethyl-8-hydroxy-5-deazariboflavin synthase subunit CofH, translated as MTGAARDDFGFDHVPETDQSFENALAKARTGERLTIADGVELMTTGTDHEGIDPVRKELVLEAADRRRAEMVGDEVTFVANLNNNVTTACTTGCLFCNFKNTAHLFESDSDVDHGGFTKTPEESRDIVSDAVEMGIYEVTSVSGLHPALVLDEEHREILESYDNPAAEVNYKPPEAYDVDPSTYAAQLDAMSVDGVHVHSMTPEEAHHAKRGTDWSYEEVYRRLADAGLDSAPGTAAEILVPEVRDVICPGKIGTDEWVAGMEGAMEAGLDVTATIMYGHVENEMHRVMHLDVVRDLQDRYGGITEFVPLSFIYQNTPLYDRGLVTGGASDDEDELMIAVSRLYLDNIDHIQSSWVKFGNAKALKLLNCGADDLMGTILSEEITKRAGGEFGEFRSFDEYVDMITAIGRQPVERSTDYRTRRPLDPDGGPHGPMLGPRADGTPMLERRGNSATADD; from the coding sequence ATGACCGGTGCCGCCCGCGACGACTTCGGGTTCGACCACGTCCCGGAGACCGACCAATCGTTTGAGAACGCCTTAGCGAAGGCACGAACGGGCGAGCGCCTCACCATCGCCGACGGCGTCGAGCTCATGACGACGGGAACCGACCACGAGGGCATCGACCCGGTTCGGAAGGAACTCGTCTTGGAGGCGGCCGACCGCCGGCGCGCCGAGATGGTCGGTGACGAGGTGACCTTCGTCGCCAACCTCAACAACAACGTGACGACGGCGTGTACCACGGGCTGTCTCTTCTGCAACTTCAAGAACACCGCTCACCTCTTCGAGTCCGACTCTGACGTAGACCACGGTGGGTTCACCAAGACCCCTGAAGAGTCCCGGGACATCGTCTCGGATGCGGTCGAGATGGGTATCTACGAAGTCACCTCTGTCTCTGGGCTCCACCCTGCACTCGTCCTCGACGAGGAACACCGCGAGATTCTCGAATCGTACGACAACCCCGCGGCCGAAGTGAACTACAAACCGCCCGAGGCGTACGACGTCGACCCCAGCACCTACGCGGCCCAACTCGACGCGATGTCGGTCGACGGGGTCCACGTCCACTCGATGACGCCCGAAGAGGCCCACCACGCGAAGCGCGGGACCGACTGGAGTTACGAAGAGGTCTACCGTCGACTCGCCGACGCCGGACTCGACAGCGCCCCCGGAACCGCGGCTGAAATTCTCGTCCCTGAAGTGAGAGACGTCATCTGTCCCGGGAAAATCGGCACCGACGAGTGGGTCGCTGGGATGGAAGGGGCGATGGAAGCCGGATTAGACGTGACGGCGACCATCATGTACGGCCACGTCGAAAACGAGATGCACCGCGTGATGCACCTCGACGTCGTCCGCGACCTCCAGGACCGCTACGGCGGCATCACCGAGTTCGTCCCGCTCTCGTTCATCTACCAGAACACGCCGTTGTACGACCGTGGTCTCGTCACCGGCGGTGCCTCGGACGACGAAGACGAACTCATGATTGCCGTCTCACGACTCTACCTCGACAACATCGACCACATCCAGTCGTCGTGGGTGAAGTTCGGGAACGCGAAGGCGCTCAAACTCCTCAACTGCGGCGCAGACGACCTGATGGGGACGATTCTCTCCGAAGAGATTACGAAACGCGCCGGTGGCGAGTTCGGTGAGTTCCGGTCGTTCGACGAGTACGTCGACATGATAACGGCCATCGGACGCCAACCAGTCGAACGCTCGACCGACTATCGGACGCGCCGCCCACTCGACCCGGACGGTGGCCCACACGGCCCGATGCTCGGCCCCCGTGCGGATGGAACACCGATGCTCGAACGCCGCGGTAATTCGGCGACAGCCGACGATTGA
- a CDS encoding metal-dependent hydrolase, with product MMATTHAAVGLSLAAPLTWVAPELAGVAAVGALLGGIFPDIDLFVGVHRKSLHFPVYYTVAAGLVGLAVLAAPTALTVALAFFFLSAALHSISDWLGAGDELRPWDRTSDRAVYVHPAKRWLRPRYLVRYDGAPEDLVLTLVFAIPGLLVFTGGIRVAIVLGITIALFYTGFRRRMPDWFGI from the coding sequence ATGATGGCGACGACCCACGCCGCAGTGGGCCTCAGTCTCGCCGCCCCACTCACGTGGGTGGCACCGGAACTCGCAGGTGTCGCTGCGGTTGGCGCACTTCTCGGCGGTATCTTCCCCGACATCGACCTCTTCGTCGGCGTGCATCGAAAATCGCTGCACTTCCCGGTCTACTACACCGTCGCCGCTGGACTGGTGGGGCTCGCTGTTCTCGCCGCGCCCACGGCCCTCACCGTCGCACTGGCGTTTTTCTTCCTCTCTGCCGCCCTCCACTCTATCTCGGATTGGCTCGGCGCAGGTGACGAACTGCGGCCGTGGGACCGAACTTCTGACCGCGCCGTCTACGTCCACCCGGCGAAACGCTGGCTTCGTCCGCGCTATCTCGTTCGCTACGACGGTGCCCCCGAGGACCTCGTGTTGACGCTGGTGTTTGCCATTCCCGGACTGCTCGTCTTCACCGGAGGGATTCGCGTCGCGATCGTCCTCGGCATCACTATCGCCCTGTTCTACACCGGGTTCAGAAGGCGCATGCCCGACTGGTTCGGTATCTGA
- a CDS encoding SIR2 family NAD-dependent protein deacylase — protein sequence MNADLDADAEWVADLLREADVAVALTGAGMSTASGIPDFRGDDGIWNTEFDPQSFHRSRFVTDPDGFWRDRLRLHERMFPDGVSPNAGHDALAALESKGVLDAVVTQNTDGLHRESGSDHVVELHGNAAEVVCKDCDSRFDADMAFEQVRAGTAPATCPDCGGIVKPAVVLFGERLPRVAYAEAKQLADDADVFLALGSSLTVHPAAGLADRAAEDGSLVVVNFDPTQYDDKADRVVRSDLTEFLPAVEKRI from the coding sequence ATGAACGCCGACCTCGACGCCGATGCAGAGTGGGTTGCCGACCTGCTCCGCGAGGCGGACGTCGCCGTCGCGCTCACGGGTGCGGGGATGAGCACCGCCTCTGGCATCCCGGATTTCCGCGGCGACGACGGTATCTGGAACACCGAGTTCGACCCCCAGTCGTTCCACCGGAGCAGATTTGTAACCGACCCCGACGGCTTCTGGCGAGACCGACTCCGCCTCCACGAGCGAATGTTCCCCGACGGTGTCAGTCCGAACGCCGGCCACGACGCGCTCGCAGCACTCGAATCGAAGGGGGTTCTCGACGCCGTGGTGACCCAGAACACCGACGGCCTCCACCGAGAGTCGGGGTCAGACCACGTCGTCGAACTCCACGGAAACGCGGCGGAGGTCGTCTGCAAGGACTGTGACTCACGATTCGACGCCGACATGGCGTTCGAGCAGGTGAGAGCAGGGACGGCTCCGGCGACGTGTCCCGACTGTGGCGGCATCGTGAAACCCGCAGTCGTCCTCTTCGGCGAACGACTCCCGCGTGTCGCCTACGCCGAGGCGAAACAGCTAGCCGACGACGCGGACGTGTTCCTCGCCCTCGGGTCGTCGCTGACGGTTCACCCGGCCGCAGGACTGGCCGACCGGGCCGCAGAAGATGGGTCGCTCGTCGTCGTCAACTTCGACCCGACGCAGTACGACGACAAGGCCGACAGAGTCGTTCGGTCGGACCTCACGGAGTTTTTGCCAGCGGTCGAAAAACGAATCTGA